A section of the Oncorhynchus tshawytscha isolate Ot180627B linkage group LG09, Otsh_v2.0, whole genome shotgun sequence genome encodes:
- the LOC112258533 gene encoding collagen alpha-1(I) chain — protein sequence MFSFVDIRLALLLSATVLLARGQGEDDRTAGSCTLDGQYYNDRDVWKPEPCQICVCDSGTVMCDEVICEDTSDCPNPVIPHDECCPICPDDGFQEPKVEGPQGDRGAKGEPGPAGFPGNDGIPGQPGLPGPPGPPGPPGLGGNFSPQMSGGFDEKSGGGMSMPGPMGPMGPRGPPGPPGSSGPQGFTGPPGEPGEAGSSGPMGPRGPAGPPGKNGDDGESGKPGRPGERGASGPQGARGFPGTPGLPGIKGHRGFSGLDGAKGESGPAGPKGEGGASGENGAAGAMGPRGLPGERGRAGPNGAAGARGNDGAAGAAGPPGPTGPAGAPGFPGGPGAKGEVGAQGARGGEGPQGSRGEAGNPGPAGAAGPAGNNGADGNPGTKGAPGSAGIAGAPGFPGPRGPPGPQGAGGAPGPKGNTGEVGANGAKGEAGAKGESGPAGVQGPAGPAGEEGKRGSRGEPGAAGARGAPGERGGPGSRGFPGSDGAAGPKGGPGERGGAGVAGAKGNTGEPGRNGEPGMPGSKGMTGSPGSPGPDGKTGPSGAGGQDGRPGPPGPVGARGQPGVMGFPGPKGAAGEGGKPGERGVMGPGGAVGAPGKDGDVGAPGAPGVAGPSGERGEQGAGGPPGFQGLSGPQGAIGETGKPGEQGLPGEGGAPGSAGSRGDRGFPGERGAPGPSGPSGARGSPGSAGNDGAKGEAGAAGAPGGQGPPGLQGMPGERGAGGLPGLKGDRGDQGVKGADGAGGKDGVRGMTGPIGPNGPAGSPGDKGETGAPGAVGPSGARGAPGERGESGAPGPAGFAGPPGGDGQPGAKGEAGDNGAKGDGGAQGPAGPTGAPGPQGPAGNTGAKGARGAAGPPGATGFPGAAGRVGPPGPSGNNGPPGPPGPGGKEGQKGNRGETGPAGRPGELGAAGPPGAQGEKGQPGGDGPNGPSGTPGPQGIGGQRGIVGLPGQRGERGFPGLAGQLGEPGKQGPGGPSGERGPPGPMGPPGLAGAPGEPGREGTPGNEGSSGRDGAAGPKGERGESGVAGASGAPGPPGAPGSVGPAGKSGDRGESGPAGPAGIAGPAGPRGPSGPAGARGDKGESGEAGERGMKGHRGFTGMQGPPGPSGQSGESGPAGASGPAGPRGPSGSAGAAGKDGMSGLPGPIGPPGPRGRSGEMGPSGPPGPPGPPGPPGPPGGGFDMGFIAQPAQEKAPDPFRHFRADDANVMRDRDLEVDTTLKSLSQQIENIRSPEGTKKNPARTCRDLKMCHPDWKSGEYWIDPDQGCTQDAIKVYCNMETGETCVYPTEADIPKKSWYTSKNIKEKKHVWFGEAMTDGFQFEYGSEGSNAKDVNIQLTFLRLMATEASQNITYHCKNSIAYMDQQSGNLKKSLLLQGSNEIEIRAEGNSRFTYSVTEDGCTSHTGAWGKTVIDYKTTKTSRLPIIDIAPMDVGAPNQEFGIEVGPVCFL from the exons ATGTTCAGCTTTGTGGATATTCGGTTAGCGCTGTTGCTCAGCGCAACAGTGCTTTTGGCAAGAGGACAAGGCGAGGACGATC GCACCGCCGGCAGCTGTACGTTGGACGGTCAATACTACAACGACAGAGATGTCTGGAAACCCGAGCCATGCCAGATCTGCGTGTGCGACAGCGGCACGGTCATGTGCGACGAAGTTATCTGCGAGGACACATCCGACTGCCCCAATCCAGTGATCCCCCACGATGAATGCTGCCCCATCTGCCCCGATGACG GCTTCCAGGAGCCAAAGGTTGAG GGACCCCAGGGTGATCGTGGAGCCAAGGGAGAGCCA GGACCTGCTGGTTTCCCCGGCAACGATGGTATTCCCGGCCAGCCCGGCCTTCCTGGACCCCCAGGCCCCCCTGGACCCCCTGGCCTCGGCGGA AACTTCTCCCCTCAGATGTCTGGTGGTTTTGATGAGAAGAGCGGTGGTGGCATGTCCATGCCCGGCCCCATG GGCCCCATGGGTCCCCGTGGTCCCCCAGGACCTCCTGGCTCAAGT GGACCTCAGGGTTTCACTGGCCCCCCTGGTGAGCCTGGTGAGGCTGGTTCTTCT GGTCCCATGGGTCCCCGTGGTCCTGCTGGTCCCCCTGGCAAGAACGGAGATGAT GGTGAGTCTGGCAAGCCTGGTCGCCCCGGTGAGCGTGGCGCTTCCGGCCCACAG ggAGCTCGTGGATTCCCCGGAACCCCCGGCCTTCCCGGCATCAAGGGACACAGA GGATTCAGCGGTCTTGATGGAGCTAAGGGAGAGTCTGGCCCTGCTGGACCCAAG GGAGAGGGTGGTGCATCCGGTGAGAACGGAGCCGCTGGAGCCATG gGACCCCGTGGTCTGCCTGGTGAGAGAGGCCGTGCTGGTCCCAACGGAGCTGCT GGTGCTCGTGGTAACGAtggtgctgctggtgctgctggtcCTCCT GGCCCCACTGGCCCTGCTGGTGCCCCCGGTTTCCCCGGTGGCCCCGGAGCCAAG GGAGAGGTTGGTGCCCAGGGAGCTCGTGGTGGCGAGGGACCCCAGGGATCCCGTGGAGAGGCTGGTAACCCAGGACCCGCTGGCGCTGCTGGCCCTGCT GGAAACAACGGTGCTGACGGAAACCCCGGTACCAAGGGTGCCCCT GGTTCTGCTGGTATTGCTGGCGCTCCTGGCTTCCCTGGACCCCGTGGACCCCCCGGACCCCAGGGAGCTGGTGGAGCTCCCGGACCCAAGGGTAACACT GGTGAGGTTGGTGCTAATGGAGCCAAGGGAGAGGCTGGTGCTAAGGGAGAGTCT GGCCCCGCTGGAGTCCAGGGACCCGCCGGCCCTGCTGGTGAGGAAGGCAAGAGAGGGTCCCGTGGTGAGCCCGGTGCTGCTGGTGCCCGTGGAGCCCCCGGCGAGCGC GGTGGCCCTGGTAGCCGCGGTTTCCCTGGCTCTGATGGAGCTGCTGGCCCCAag gGTGGCCCTGGTGAGCGTGGTGGCGCCGGAGTTGCTGGAGCTAAGGGTAACACTGGTGAGCCTGGCCGCAACGGCGAGCCTGGTATGCCTGGATCCAAG GGTATGACTGGTAGCCCTGGCAGCCCTGGTCCCGATGGCAAGACTGGCCCCTCT GGTGCCGGTGGTCAAGATGGTCGCCCCGGACCTCCCGGCCCCGTTGGAGCCAGAGGCCAGCCCGGAGTCATGGGATTCCCCGGACCTAAGGGAGCCGCT GGTGAGGGTGGCAAGCCTGGTGAGAGAGGAGTCATGGGACCTGGTGGCGCTGTTGGCGCTCCCGGCAAAGATGGTGATGTTGGTGCTCCTGGTGCCCCCGGTGTTGCC GGACCTTCTGGAGAGCGAGGCGAGCAGGGAGCCGGTGGCCCCCCTGGATTCCAG GGACTTTCAGGACCCCAAGGTGCTATTGGTGAGACTGGCAAGCCCGGAGAGCAG gGTCTGCCCGGTGAGGGTGGTGCCCCTGGTTCCGCTGGATCCAGA GGTGACAGAGGCTTCCCCGGTGAGCGTGGTGCCCCCGGCCCATCTGGACCCTCTGGTGCCCGTGGCTCTCCTGGCTCTGCTGGTAACGATGGTGCTAAGGGAGAGGCTGGTGCCGCAGGAGCCCCCGGTGGCCAGGGACCCCCTGGCCTGCAAGGAATGCCCGGAGAGCGTGGTGCTGGTGGTCTGCCAGGCCtgaagggagacaga GGTGACCAAGGAGTCAAGGGTGCTGATGGCGCCGGTGGTAAGGATGGCGTCCGTGGTATGACTGGCCCCATCGGACCCAACGGCCCTGCTGGCTCTCCTGGTGATAAGGGAGAGACTGGCGCTCCTGGAGCTGTTGGACCTTCTGGAGCCCGTGGTGCACCT GGTGAGCGCGGTGAGTCTGGTGCCCCTGGACCCGCCGGATTCGCTGGGCCTCCT GGTGGTGATGGTCAGCCTGGTGCTAAGGGAGAGGCCGGAGATAACGGTGCCAAGGGTGACGGTGGTGCCCAAGGACCCGCTGGACCTACTGGAGCCCCTGGACCTCAG GGTCCCGCTGGGAACACCGGAGCTAAGGGCGCCCGTGGTGCTGCTGGTCCCCCT GGTGCCACTGGTTTCCCCGGTGCCGCTGGTAGAGTTGGACCTCCCGGCCCATCG gGCAACAACGGACCCCCCGGACCCCCAGGCCCTGGTGGAAAGGAAGGACAGAAGGGTAACCGTGGTGAGACTGGCCCCGCCGGTCGTCCTGGTGAGCTTGGAGCTGCCGGACCCCCTGGTGCCCAGGGAGAGAAGGGACAGCCTGGTGGAGATGGTCCCAAT GGACCCTCTGGAACTCCCGGACCTCAGGGTATCGGTGGACAGCGTGGTATTGTTGGTCTGCCCGGACAGAGAGGCGAGCGCGGTTTCCCCGGCCTCGCCGGACAACTG GGAGAGCCTGGCAAACAGGGACCTGGTGGCCCCTCTGGTGAGCGTGGACCCCCCGGACCCATGGGGCCCCCTGGACTGGCTGGCGCACCTGGTGAGCCTGGTCGTGAGGGAACTCCTGGTAACGAGGGATCTTCTGGTCGCGATGGTGCTGCTGGACCCAAG GGAGAGCGTGGTGAGTCTGGTGTTGCCGGTGCTTCCGGTGCCCCCGGGCCCCCTGGTGCCCCTGGATCCGTCGGCCCTGCTGGAAAGTCCGGTGACCGTGGAGAGTCT gGTCCTGCTGGCCCCGCTGGTATTGCTGGCCCTGCTGGTCCCCGTGGCCCATCT GGGCCCGCTGGCGCTCGTGGAGACAAGGGAGAGTCTGGCGAGGCTGGAGAGCGAGGCATGAAGGGACACAGAGGATTCACTGGCATGCAGGGACCCCCTGGCCCCTCT GGACAATCTGGAGAGTCAGGACCTGCTGGAGCCTCTGGCCCCGCTGGACCTAGA GGACCTTCTGGATCAGCTGGTGCCGCCGGTAAGGATGGTATGAGCGGTCTGCCCGGCCCCATCGGACCTCCCGGACCCCGTGGTCGCTCTGGAGAGATGGGACCCTCC GGACCCCCTGGCCCTCCCGGTCCCCCTGGCCCCCCCGGACCTCCCGGCGGTGGATTCGACATGGGCTTCATTGCTCAGCCCGCTCAGGAGAAGGCCCCCGATCCCTTCCGTCACTTCCGCGCCGACGACGCCAACGTGATGCGCGATCGCGACCTGGAGGTAGACACCACCCTCAAGAGCCTGAGCCAGCAGATTGAGAACATCCGCTCTCCCGAGGGCACCAAGAAGAACCCCGCCCGCACCTGCAGAGACCTGAAGATGTGCCACCCCGACTGGAAGAGCG GCGAGTACTGGATCGACCCCGACCAGGGCTGCACCCAGGACGCCATCAAGGTTTACTGCAACATGGAGACCGGCGAGACCTGCGTCTACCCCACCGAGGCTGATATCCCCAAGAAGAGCTGGTACACCAGTAAGAACATCAAGGAGAAGAAGCACGTCTGGTTCGGCGAGGCAATGACCGATGGCTTCCAG TTCGAGTATGGCAGTGAGGGCTCCAACGCTAAGGATGTTAACATCCAGCTGACCTTCCTGCGCCTTATGGCCACCGAGGCCAGCCAGAACATCACATACCACTGCAAGAACAGCATCGCCTACATGGACCAGCAGTCCGGCAACCTGAAGAAGTCCCTGCTTCTCCAGGGCTCCAACGAGATCGAGATCAGAGCCGAGGGCAACAGCCGCTTCACATACAGCGTCACCGAGGACGGCTGCACG TCGCACACCGGTGCATGGGGCAAGACAGTCATCGACTACAAGACAACGAAAACATCCCGTCTGCCTATTATTGACATCGCTCCTATGGACGTTGGTGCACCCAATCAGGAATTTGGCATTGAAGTTGGCCCAGTCTGCTTCTTGTAA